In Kangiella profundi, one DNA window encodes the following:
- a CDS encoding Tex family protein — MLQINQQIAQELNVRPQQVEAAVRLLDEGSTVPFIARYRKEVTGALDDTQLRDLEQRLGYLRELEDRRAAILKSIEEQEKLTPELKSSIEAATTKSELEDLYLPYKPKRRTKAQIAREAGLEPLAMDLWQNPTLDPEAEAEKYLNPEHKIETTKDALDGARQILMEVFAENADLLKTLREYLWDNAFIHSKVIEGKEKEGIKFSDYFDHSEAFKTIPSHRILALLRGRNENILSLQMVSNQDLIKDPEANDPCLSMVADHFNIKDQKRAADYWLQQVVLWTWKIKLHLYLETELLAKVRELGETEAIRIFARNLHDLLMAAPAGAKTTMGLDPGLRTGVKAVVVDETGKLLTQTTIFPHAPQNQWDQSLRKLQTLCEMHKVELVSIGNGTASRETDKLVAELMKMAPELKLQKIMVSEAGASVYSASALAAQEFPDLDVSYRGAVSIARRLQDPLAELVKIEPKSIGVGQYQHDVSQSQLAKSLDGVVEDCVNAVGVDLNMASVPLLTRVSGLSKTIAQNIVNWRDTNGRFNNRKQLLEVERMGPKTYEQAAGFLRIRDGDNALDSSAVHPEAYPVVEKMMQSLEMQDAHQLMGNTDKLRQIKAQEFTDDTFGLHTVNDILKELDKPGRDPRPEFKMVRFKDGVETLNDLKIGMELEGVVTNVTAFGAFIDVGVHQDGLVHLSMMANEFIKDPAEVVKAGDIVKVWVLDVDMQRKRISLSMVGPDSQAASKPAQKRDAQNHKKGNFKGNQSNKRGQTKPQGAFADALAAALKK, encoded by the coding sequence ATGTTACAAATAAACCAACAGATAGCTCAAGAGTTAAATGTTCGCCCGCAACAGGTTGAAGCTGCGGTTCGCCTGCTGGATGAAGGCTCGACGGTTCCTTTTATCGCACGTTACCGTAAAGAAGTGACCGGTGCGCTGGACGATACCCAGCTACGTGACCTTGAGCAGAGGCTGGGTTATTTGCGCGAATTGGAAGATCGCCGCGCAGCAATCCTGAAAAGTATCGAAGAGCAGGAAAAGCTGACGCCTGAACTTAAATCGTCGATTGAAGCAGCCACCACCAAGAGTGAGCTGGAAGATTTATACTTGCCCTATAAACCTAAGCGTCGAACCAAAGCTCAGATCGCACGGGAAGCAGGGCTTGAACCATTGGCCATGGATTTATGGCAAAACCCAACGCTTGATCCGGAAGCGGAAGCAGAAAAATACCTCAATCCTGAACATAAGATTGAAACCACTAAAGATGCACTGGATGGTGCCCGTCAGATTTTGATGGAAGTCTTTGCCGAAAATGCAGATTTGTTGAAAACCCTACGTGAGTACTTATGGGATAACGCCTTCATCCATTCAAAAGTGATTGAAGGTAAGGAAAAGGAAGGCATCAAGTTCTCAGATTACTTTGATCACAGCGAAGCCTTCAAAACCATTCCTTCACACCGAATTCTGGCCCTGCTTCGTGGCCGCAATGAAAACATTCTGAGCCTACAGATGGTTTCAAACCAGGACCTCATCAAGGATCCGGAAGCAAATGATCCTTGTCTATCCATGGTTGCGGATCATTTCAATATCAAAGATCAAAAACGTGCCGCCGATTACTGGCTACAACAGGTCGTGCTGTGGACTTGGAAAATCAAACTACACCTTTATCTTGAAACTGAATTGCTGGCTAAGGTTCGCGAGCTGGGCGAAACTGAAGCGATTCGCATCTTTGCCCGCAATCTGCATGATCTTTTGATGGCTGCTCCGGCAGGCGCTAAAACTACCATGGGTCTGGACCCGGGTCTACGGACCGGGGTTAAAGCAGTGGTCGTCGATGAAACTGGCAAACTGCTAACCCAGACCACCATTTTCCCGCACGCTCCGCAAAATCAATGGGATCAGTCCTTACGTAAATTGCAGACCTTATGCGAAATGCACAAGGTTGAGCTGGTCAGCATTGGTAATGGCACTGCATCACGCGAAACCGACAAGCTGGTGGCCGAGTTGATGAAAATGGCGCCCGAACTCAAGTTGCAGAAGATCATGGTCAGCGAAGCGGGAGCATCGGTTTACTCAGCATCGGCTCTGGCCGCACAGGAATTCCCGGATCTGGACGTCAGCTACCGTGGAGCCGTCTCCATCGCTCGTCGCCTACAGGATCCATTGGCAGAACTAGTCAAAATCGAGCCTAAATCCATCGGTGTTGGCCAGTATCAGCATGATGTCAGCCAGAGTCAGCTGGCTAAAAGCCTTGATGGCGTGGTCGAAGACTGTGTGAATGCAGTTGGTGTCGATTTGAATATGGCTTCCGTGCCACTGCTGACGCGCGTTTCGGGATTGAGCAAAACCATTGCCCAGAATATCGTTAACTGGCGTGATACCAATGGTCGCTTCAATAACCGTAAGCAACTATTGGAAGTAGAGAGAATGGGCCCCAAAACCTATGAACAGGCAGCAGGCTTCCTTCGTATCCGCGATGGCGACAATGCTCTGGACAGTTCAGCAGTTCACCCGGAAGCTTATCCTGTGGTCGAGAAAATGATGCAATCCCTGGAGATGCAGGATGCTCACCAACTGATGGGCAATACCGACAAGCTTCGCCAAATCAAGGCACAGGAATTTACCGATGACACATTCGGCTTGCATACCGTTAATGACATTTTGAAGGAGCTGGACAAGCCTGGTCGCGACCCACGCCCAGAGTTCAAAATGGTTCGCTTCAAAGACGGTGTCGAAACCCTGAACGACCTGAAAATTGGCATGGAACTAGAAGGTGTGGTCACCAACGTCACAGCCTTTGGTGCCTTCATTGATGTTGGCGTCCATCAGGATGGACTGGTCCACCTGTCGATGATGGCCAATGAATTTATTAAAGACCCTGCAGAAGTTGTTAAAGCTGGTGATATTGTGAAGGTCTGGGTACTGGATGTTGATATGCAGCGTAAGCGCATCAGCCTATCCATGGTTGGGCCTGACTCTCAGGCAGCATCAAAGCCCGCTCAGAAACGTGATGCTCAAAACCATAAAAAAGGCAACTTCAAAGGAAACCAATCCAATAAGCGTGGTCAAACTAAACCACAGGGTGCTTTTGCTGATGCTTTGGCTGCTGCCCTGAAGAAGTAG
- a CDS encoding antibiotic biosynthesis monooxygenase family protein, with the protein MIRVIIERVISEGKLDDYHALIRQAKNKASNSAGFLTGEIFHVKDNPNHVIVMSCWDSFDTWEVWAESEQRLDLLDAMRPLLESDEKVIVLESSNIKS; encoded by the coding sequence ATGATCCGAGTTATTATCGAGCGAGTTATCAGCGAAGGTAAGTTAGACGACTACCACGCACTGATCCGCCAAGCTAAAAATAAAGCCAGCAACTCTGCAGGCTTCTTAACCGGCGAAATTTTCCACGTTAAAGACAATCCAAATCATGTGATCGTCATGTCCTGCTGGGATTCATTTGACACCTGGGAAGTCTGGGCGGAATCAGAGCAACGATTGGACTTATTAGACGCCATGCGCCCTTTGCTGGAGTCAGATGAAAAAGTAATAGTTCTTGAAAGTAGTAACATTAAAAGCTAA
- a CDS encoding disulfide bond formation protein B, protein MNLNSRGWNFLGAFICYQLLVTALYFQYVDGLDPCPLCIFQRVVVAVMGIILLLNAIHNPAISSISNRIYQILGLLTAIAGIGISGRHVYLQSLPEGEAPACGAPLDYMMDVLPFMEVLQTVLTGAGECAKISWKFWRISMPGWMLIIFIIAALVFGFRLFKAFQQPKPL, encoded by the coding sequence ATGAATTTAAATAGCCGTGGTTGGAATTTCTTAGGTGCATTCATCTGTTATCAGTTACTGGTAACAGCCCTTTATTTCCAATACGTGGATGGGCTTGATCCTTGTCCTTTGTGTATTTTCCAGCGCGTTGTGGTGGCAGTAATGGGGATAATCTTATTGCTAAACGCCATTCATAACCCTGCCATTTCTTCTATTAGTAATCGAATCTATCAAATCCTCGGCTTATTGACTGCAATAGCCGGAATAGGCATTTCAGGTCGACACGTTTACCTGCAAAGCTTGCCAGAAGGCGAAGCTCCGGCCTGTGGCGCACCTCTGGATTATATGATGGATGTACTACCGTTTATGGAAGTACTGCAAACCGTATTAACGGGCGCTGGTGAATGCGCCAAAATCAGCTGGAAATTCTGGAGAATCTCGATGCCGGGCTGGATGCTGATCATATTCATCATAGCGGCACTGGTCTTTGGCTTTAGACTGTTCAAAGCTTTCCAGCAACCGAAACCACTTTAA
- the ompR gene encoding osmolarity response regulator transcription factor OmpR — protein MTEETPKILVVDDDVRLRSLLERYLKEQDFMVRTVENAEQMDRFLERENYHLMVLDLMLPGEDGLSICRRLRSQNNPIPIIMLTAKGDEVDRIVGLEVGADDYLAKPFNPRELLARIRAVLRRQAKHIPGAPSNSETVVSFGRFTLNLATREMTDDGKPISLTSGEFAVLKSLVEHARQPLSRDKLMNLARGRDYSALERSIDVQVSRLRRLIEADPAHPRYIQTVWGVGYVFVPDGGEA, from the coding sequence ATGACTGAAGAAACTCCGAAGATATTAGTGGTTGATGATGATGTCCGTTTGCGAAGCTTGCTGGAACGTTATCTTAAAGAACAGGACTTTATGGTTCGAACGGTCGAAAACGCCGAGCAAATGGATCGTTTTCTGGAGCGTGAGAACTATCACCTGATGGTGCTGGACTTGATGCTACCGGGAGAAGATGGTTTATCGATTTGCCGTCGTCTGCGCTCTCAAAATAACCCTATCCCGATTATCATGCTTACCGCTAAAGGTGATGAAGTGGATCGTATCGTAGGACTGGAAGTCGGTGCCGATGACTATCTGGCGAAACCTTTCAATCCGCGCGAGTTGCTAGCTCGAATTCGTGCCGTACTTCGTCGTCAGGCCAAACATATCCCGGGTGCGCCGAGTAATTCTGAAACCGTTGTCAGCTTTGGCCGCTTTACCTTAAATCTGGCCACACGCGAGATGACCGATGATGGCAAGCCAATTTCATTGACCAGTGGTGAGTTTGCGGTATTGAAGTCTCTAGTTGAGCATGCGCGTCAGCCGCTTTCTCGCGATAAGTTGATGAATCTGGCCCGTGGTCGTGACTATTCAGCTTTAGAGCGTAGCATTGATGTACAGGTTTCACGCTTACGTCGCTTGATTGAAGCTGATCCGGCACATCCACGTTATATCCAGACCGTCTGGGGCGTGGGTTATGTATTCGTCCCGGATGGTGGTGAGGCCTGA
- a CDS encoding DUF962 domain-containing protein, whose protein sequence is MTEKSIKSFKQFWPFYLGEHRLPSNRLLHYIGTTASLVLLIYLIITAQWLWLPLVLVVGYGPAWIGHFTIEKNRPATFTYPLWSLLADYKMLFMAMTGQLRKEWPKYF, encoded by the coding sequence ATGACGGAAAAAAGTATCAAAAGCTTTAAACAGTTTTGGCCTTTTTATCTCGGTGAGCATCGCTTGCCGAGCAACCGTCTATTGCATTACATCGGAACGACAGCGTCATTGGTCTTGCTGATTTACCTTATTATTACGGCGCAATGGTTATGGTTGCCGCTGGTATTGGTGGTTGGCTATGGCCCGGCCTGGATTGGTCACTTCACGATAGAAAAAAACCGGCCCGCAACTTTTACTTACCCGCTTTGGTCATTATTGGCCGACTACAAGATGCTATTTATGGCTATGACGGGACAGTTAAGAAAAGAATGGCCTAAGTACTTCTGA
- the fkpA gene encoding FKBP-type peptidyl-prolyl cis-trans isomerase, translating to MKQLTIKKTALVLALSAALVACEQSGDKKDSTEGAQQAVEFKGEYDKAAYAIGVNFSKQMGQNFESLKEYGIEINPQIVAEGIKDGFAGNAQLTDEEVDEQMEAFQNNLNTKMEEHQAKLEAEAQQEAEANLAEGAAFREEYAKKEGVTTTESGLMYRVIEASGSEESPVAEDTVRVHYRGTFIDGKEFDSSYERKQPIDFPLRGVIPGWTEGVQLMNVGDKYEFVIKPDLAYGEMDRGTIPGNSTLVFEVELLEINPTEPVQPDAEPAIDEQLEEQVEEAAEELEQAAEATQETVEEAAQEVEEEVKEATGDDQ from the coding sequence GTGAAACAACTAACTATTAAGAAAACTGCATTAGTTTTAGCGCTTAGCGCTGCATTGGTTGCCTGTGAGCAATCAGGTGATAAAAAAGATAGCACAGAAGGTGCTCAGCAGGCCGTTGAATTTAAAGGTGAGTACGATAAAGCTGCCTATGCAATTGGAGTTAATTTTTCCAAGCAGATGGGGCAGAATTTCGAGTCATTAAAAGAGTACGGCATAGAAATTAATCCACAGATTGTCGCTGAAGGCATCAAAGACGGTTTCGCCGGCAATGCTCAACTTACTGATGAAGAAGTTGATGAGCAAATGGAAGCCTTCCAGAACAATCTAAACACCAAGATGGAAGAGCATCAGGCTAAATTGGAAGCGGAAGCTCAACAAGAAGCAGAAGCTAATTTGGCTGAGGGTGCCGCTTTCCGTGAAGAGTATGCTAAGAAAGAAGGTGTTACAACCACTGAGTCTGGTTTGATGTATCGTGTAATTGAAGCAAGCGGAAGTGAAGAAAGTCCAGTTGCTGAAGATACGGTACGTGTTCATTACCGCGGTACTTTTATCGATGGTAAAGAATTTGATAGCTCTTATGAGCGTAAGCAGCCAATTGACTTCCCGCTACGTGGCGTAATTCCTGGCTGGACAGAAGGCGTTCAGTTGATGAATGTTGGTGACAAATACGAGTTTGTGATTAAGCCAGACCTTGCTTATGGTGAAATGGACCGTGGCACAATTCCAGGTAATTCAACCTTGGTTTTTGAAGTAGAATTGCTTGAGATTAATCCTACTGAACCGGTTCAACCTGACGCAGAGCCAGCTATCGACGAACAACTTGAAGAGCAGGTGGAAGAAGCCGCTGAGGAACTAGAGCAGGCTGCTGAAGCGACTCAGGAAACAGTTGAAGAGGCTGCTCAGGAAGTTGAAGAAGAAGTAAAAGAAGCAACTGGTGACGATCAGTAA